The proteins below are encoded in one region of Patescibacteria group bacterium:
- a CDS encoding O-antigen ligase family protein gives MVISEAFAKILRWGVFISLFLPLVIFSQYLSPFHFGKVIIFRILVGIMAVFYIPLIIVDKRYRPKWTMILISISVFAFLYLFSGLVGNSFYSSFWGTIERMGGIFSFLHYLVYFLILISIIKKEVDWDKILKVSLFVGFLSILFAYGQRLKLGNFFVGWQHGDRVIGTIGNPALFAGYLLFILYLAILFLSRKITRPAEKGFFAAILILGVPVLLMTAVRGAIISFFGSLLLLALFFLFFQKSRRIKILLLVAIIVFVIFGTIIWLEKNKDWVKNNSLLQRITDISFKSDTIQTRLWSWESAINGWKEKPIFGWGPENFTFLHMKYFDSRHFSGLGSETIWDRAHNIILEMLSTMGIVGLLSYIFIFFSIFYILIKKFKQKQIENSDFGIIIAMLIAYIGQNLFIFDTFANYFLFFLILGYINNLHLKEETYSIPTKEPSVFLAAILLVFVLILTYQTGIKPAKANYACTRAIVAGQRGDANEAFQYYKKALSYDNPQVNYDITHKLATFTIQLIEAQRQKNKTIDVNLAHYTIEAVKKNIERFSLDTTPYLYVGRMYILLIDEEADTAGKLAEEFIGKALDLNRKNPRIWYELGQAQLSLDKYKEAYDSFKEALNLNPQVAISYWFLGMAAYENGQYDSSHYQEAAQLVEKAIVMGYNYKGSINDLMRLVHIYDKVGNYSKIVEVYKLAILKQPSNAQLHASLAAAYAKIGDYENAKKEALKSAEIDPNFKSDAEKFINSLPR, from the coding sequence ATGGTTATTTCTGAAGCTTTTGCGAAAATACTCCGTTGGGGGGTTTTTATTTCTTTGTTTTTGCCGTTGGTAATTTTCTCTCAATATCTATCGCCGTTTCATTTCGGCAAGGTGATTATTTTTAGAATCCTTGTGGGAATAATGGCGGTTTTTTATATTCCGTTAATCATTGTTGATAAGAGATATCGGCCAAAGTGGACAATGATTTTAATCAGTATTTCTGTTTTTGCTTTTCTGTATTTATTCAGCGGCTTAGTAGGAAATAGTTTTTATTCCAGTTTTTGGGGGACGATTGAAAGAATGGGGGGAATTTTCAGTTTTTTGCATTATTTGGTCTATTTTCTAATTTTAATTAGTATTATTAAGAAAGAAGTTGACTGGGATAAAATTTTAAAAGTTTCGCTTTTTGTTGGTTTTCTTTCTATTCTTTTCGCTTATGGTCAGCGCCTGAAATTGGGCAATTTTTTCGTTGGCTGGCAGCATGGAGATAGGGTAATTGGCACCATTGGCAATCCTGCTCTTTTTGCCGGCTATCTTTTATTTATTCTATATTTGGCAATTTTATTTCTCTCTAGAAAAATAACTCGGCCTGCTGAGAAAGGGTTTTTTGCTGCTATTCTTATTTTGGGCGTTCCGGTTTTATTGATGACCGCAGTAAGAGGAGCTATTATAAGTTTTTTTGGCAGTCTTTTGCTTCTGGCATTGTTTTTTCTTTTTTTCCAGAAAAGCCGGAGAATAAAGATTCTTTTATTGGTAGCAATTATTGTTTTCGTAATTTTTGGTACCATTATCTGGTTAGAGAAGAATAAAGATTGGGTTAAAAATAATAGTTTACTGCAGCGAATCACTGATATTTCTTTTAAGAGTGACACTATCCAAACCAGATTATGGTCATGGGAAAGCGCAATCAATGGCTGGAAGGAAAAACCGATTTTCGGATGGGGTCCGGAAAATTTTACTTTTCTGCATATGAAATATTTTGATTCCCGACATTTTTCCGGCCTGGGGTCCGAAACAATTTGGGACAGGGCCCATAATATAATTTTGGAAATGCTTTCAACCATGGGCATAGTTGGTCTTTTAAGTTATATTTTCATTTTTTTCAGCATCTTTTATATTCTGATTAAAAAATTTAAGCAAAAGCAAATCGAGAATTCTGATTTTGGCATAATTATAGCAATGCTTATTGCCTATATTGGACAGAATTTGTTTATCTTTGACACATTTGCTAATTATTTTTTATTCTTTTTGATATTGGGATATATAAATAATCTTCATTTAAAAGAGGAGACCTATTCAATACCGACAAAAGAGCCATCTGTCTTTTTGGCTGCGATTTTATTGGTTTTTGTCTTAATATTGACATATCAAACCGGAATTAAACCGGCAAAAGCCAATTATGCCTGCACTAGAGCAATTGTAGCTGGCCAAAGGGGAGATGCGAATGAGGCTTTCCAGTATTACAAAAAAGCATTGAGCTATGATAATCCGCAGGTTAATTATGACATAACCCACAAATTAGCTACTTTTACCATACAGCTTATTGAAGCACAGAGACAGAAGAATAAAACCATTGATGTAAATTTGGCGCATTACACAATTGAAGCAGTAAAAAAGAATATCGAAAGATTTTCCCTAGACACAACGCCTTATCTTTATGTTGGAAGAATGTATATTCTTTTAATCGATGAGGAGGCGGATACAGCTGGTAAACTGGCAGAAGAATTCATCGGCAAAGCCCTGGATTTAAATAGAAAGAATCCAAGAATATGGTATGAACTTGGACAAGCGCAATTATCACTCGATAAATATAAAGAGGCCTATGATAGTTTCAAGGAAGCATTAAACCTTAATCCGCAGGTAGCCATTTCTTACTGGTTTTTGGGTATGGCTGCTTATGAAAATGGCCAATACGATTCAAGTCATTACCAAGAAGCTGCTCAACTTGTTGAAAAGGCGATAGTAATGGGATACAATTACAAAGGCAGTATAAATGATTTAATGCGTTTAGTTCATATTTATGACAAGGTCGGGAATTATAGTAAAATTGTAGAAGTTTACAAGTTGGCAATATTGAAACAGCCAAGCAATGCTCAACTGCATGCTTCTTTGGCTGCTGCATACGCTAAAATTGGAGATTACGAAAATGCTAAAAAAGAAGCGCTGAAATCAGCTGAAATTGATCCGAATTTTAAATCAGATGCCGAGAAATTCATTAATTCATTGCCGCGTTAA
- a CDS encoding glycosyltransferase family 39 protein: MQTIKENRYFLIILLGLTLLSALLWSWGDFGIQHKLFADGTYTDDGALYDKIGRNIIEKGIFSDDGSTRESLIEPLYPLIIAGVYKLVGPNQDALRILNLIVFCISIILFYFLVRSLFRHEKIAKTSAIIFAFCYPLANEVGQIHREVIFIFLTLLLALFIYKSQETGKKKWFFGSGIILGLAILLNGVAQLLPLFILTWFFCFYRKQFKTLFFWKRVILFILGLLIVVSPWIMRDLFKKGKLEFVSPKGGLIFSRRVEIMNGIKNDFWSHLVGQTVGYYFVQKFDPDVDIKKLWKHPLTIDLAEKIENSKKEYGDVEIQLIKNGLKEIISNPVMLVAASLLDFIRLNSPLLPAKNFSVREASTLFVQYRWNHVPNYIKTSFLIFVRLVWLLFFALVVYGIVKSKNKLSVLAPILLLIIYFNLFYSLIHGIPRYAYPIYPFYIMFFVVGIFAFYSKFFRRDSHHTSQAELSQEMTQGSK, from the coding sequence ATGCAAACAATTAAAGAAAATAGATATTTTTTAATTATACTTCTTGGGTTAACTTTGCTAAGTGCCTTGCTTTGGAGTTGGGGTGATTTTGGTATTCAGCATAAATTGTTTGCCGACGGAACATATACAGATGATGGGGCTCTTTATGACAAGATTGGCAGAAATATAATTGAGAAAGGAATATTTAGTGACGATGGTTCTACGAGGGAAAGTTTGATAGAGCCATTATATCCATTAATTATTGCCGGAGTCTATAAATTAGTAGGACCAAACCAGGATGCATTAAGAATTTTAAATTTAATAGTTTTCTGTATTTCGATAATTTTGTTTTATTTTCTTGTCCGTTCTTTGTTTAGACATGAAAAAATTGCTAAAACCTCGGCAATTATTTTTGCTTTTTGTTATCCTTTGGCAAATGAAGTAGGGCAGATACATCGTGAAGTAATTTTTATTTTTCTAACTTTGCTTTTAGCGTTATTTATTTATAAAAGTCAAGAAACTGGTAAAAAAAAATGGTTTTTTGGTTCTGGTATTATATTAGGCCTTGCAATTTTGCTTAACGGTGTTGCCCAATTATTACCACTATTCATCTTGACCTGGTTTTTTTGTTTCTATAGAAAGCAGTTTAAAACATTGTTTTTTTGGAAGCGGGTTATTCTATTTATTTTAGGACTGTTAATTGTGGTTAGCCCTTGGATAATGCGGGATTTATTTAAGAAAGGGAAACTTGAATTTGTGTCGCCAAAAGGAGGTTTGATTTTTTCTCGGCGTGTCGAAATAATGAATGGTATTAAAAATGATTTTTGGTCCCATTTGGTTGGCCAGACAGTAGGATACTATTTTGTTCAGAAATTTGATCCAGATGTTGATATTAAAAAATTGTGGAAACATCCTTTAACTATTGATTTGGCAGAAAAAATCGAAAATTCTAAAAAGGAATACGGAGATGTTGAAATCCAACTAATAAAGAATGGTCTAAAAGAAATTATTAGTAACCCTGTAATGTTGGTTGCCGCTTCATTATTAGATTTTATAAGATTAAATAGCCCTCTTTTACCGGCAAAGAATTTTTCTGTTAGAGAAGCATCTACTTTATTCGTTCAATATCGTTGGAATCACGTGCCAAATTATATTAAAACCTCATTTCTTATATTTGTTCGTTTAGTTTGGTTATTGTTTTTTGCTTTGGTTGTTTATGGTATCGTGAAATCTAAAAACAAATTGTCCGTTTTAGCTCCTATTTTATTGTTAATAATTTATTTTAATTTATTTTATAGCTTGATTCATGGCATCCCGCGTTATGCCTATCCCATTTATCCTTTTTATATTATGTTTTTTGTGGTGGGGATTTTTGCTTTTTATTCAAAGTTTTTTCGCCGTGATAGTCATCATACTAGTCAAGCCGAACTTAGCCAAGAGATGACTCAGGGGTCGAAATAG
- a CDS encoding oligosaccharide flippase family protein, translating into MQKIKSKIYNLLRWSQKYTQTDMVYLVEGGFWLTFGKIVSTIASFLLTIAFANLLSKEIYGIYKYILSLAGLLTIFTLSGINTAVIQAVARGYEGTFVSALKTKIKWGLFGGLISIVLAGYYYFHGDIALTLCFLVAAAFLPFMDSLAIYSSLLTGRKLFKFSTKYDIITQVIAAAIMMVTLFLTNNIFLVIFAYFVPNTLLRLIFLKITLKKFQPNEKKDPKTISYGKHLSLMGVFDAIASQIDKILIFHYLGAIELAIYSFAVVPIDQIKGLFKNIHLLALPKFSQRTIEEIKQGILKKMLKFGLVISVITIIYILVAPLVFKIFFPQYLESISYSQIYAISLIATIVMLPIAALQSISAKKELYQLNIYSSIIQIIVLFLFIYFYGLWGAIIARVIARFIGLGLASSLLKKTK; encoded by the coding sequence ATGCAGAAAATAAAATCAAAAATTTACAATCTGCTACGCTGGAGTCAAAAATACACTCAAACTGATATGGTATATCTAGTAGAAGGTGGCTTTTGGTTAACTTTTGGGAAAATTGTTTCTACGATTGCCTCTTTTTTATTGACAATCGCATTTGCTAATTTATTATCAAAAGAAATTTACGGTATTTATAAATATATTTTGTCATTGGCAGGTCTATTGACTATCTTTACTCTTTCTGGTATAAACACCGCGGTTATTCAAGCGGTTGCCCGCGGTTATGAAGGTACTTTTGTTTCCGCCTTAAAAACCAAAATTAAATGGGGGTTATTCGGAGGATTAATCAGTATTGTTTTAGCCGGCTATTATTATTTTCATGGTGATATTGCTTTAACTTTATGTTTTTTGGTTGCGGCAGCCTTCCTTCCCTTTATGGATTCTCTGGCTATTTATAGTTCTTTGTTGACTGGCAGAAAACTTTTTAAATTTTCTACAAAATACGATATCATTACCCAAGTCATCGCCGCAGCAATAATGATGGTCACGCTTTTTCTAACCAACAATATTTTTCTTGTTATCTTTGCCTATTTTGTCCCTAATACGCTGCTTCGTCTTATTTTTTTAAAAATTACTCTCAAAAAATTCCAACCCAACGAAAAAAAAGATCCAAAAACAATTTCCTATGGCAAACATTTGAGTTTGATGGGGGTCTTTGACGCAATAGCAAGCCAAATAGATAAAATTTTAATTTTTCACTATTTGGGAGCCATTGAATTAGCAATTTACTCATTTGCTGTCGTGCCCATAGATCAAATAAAGGGATTATTCAAAAACATCCATCTTTTAGCCCTGCCCAAATTCTCGCAAAGAACAATAGAGGAAATTAAACAGGGTATTTTAAAAAAGATGTTGAAGTTTGGATTAGTAATATCTGTTATAACTATTATTTATATACTCGTCGCTCCTTTGGTCTTCAAAATATTTTTCCCGCAATATCTTGAGTCAATATCTTATTCTCAAATCTATGCTATTTCTTTAATCGCGACAATCGTAATGCTTCCTATTGCTGCATTGCAATCTATATCAGCAAAAAAAGAACTATATCAGCTCAATATTTATAGCTCTATTATTCAAATAATTGTTCTATTTTTATTCATCTATTTTTATGGCCTCTGGGGCGCAATTATTGCGAGAGTGATTGCAAGATTTATTGGTTTAGGCTTAGCTTCTTCACTGCTTAAAAAAACAAAATAA
- a CDS encoding class I SAM-dependent methyltransferase, giving the protein MNQIKCIICNKDETKQLFAGKDLLHKVDDTKFNIVKCLNCGLVYLNPQPTLEGLKKYYPPDYKTYQSKKINTSSHKKGVNHKEDQSRLHFLDFGCGSGNQLSEIKKSHPNWALYGLDINEYACKQSIEKGLNIFCGELKDANYKFNYFDIINLNNSLEHLNNPLTTLQQLKNLLKPNGEIIIYGPNFRSLSAKIFKNKWFGLDCPRHLYHFTPKTINQLLEKAGFKTQKIEFDPNPKIFLKTLNYVFKCKNDKTNFILSYLFCWLFRPLSHLLAKFGLTSMMTITAKKL; this is encoded by the coding sequence ATGAATCAAATCAAATGCATTATTTGTAATAAAGATGAAACGAAACAATTGTTTGCCGGCAAAGATCTGCTTCATAAGGTAGACGATACTAAGTTTAATATTGTTAAATGCCTTAATTGTGGTCTGGTCTATTTAAATCCCCAGCCCACCCTCGAGGGATTAAAAAAATATTATCCTCCTGATTATAAAACGTATCAGTCCAAAAAAATAAACACATCTTCACATAAGAAAGGAGTAAACCATAAAGAAGACCAAAGTAGATTACATTTTTTAGATTTTGGCTGCGGGAGCGGAAATCAATTATCAGAAATTAAAAAAAGCCACCCCAATTGGGCACTATATGGCTTGGATATAAATGAATATGCTTGTAAACAGTCTATAGAGAAAGGACTAAATATTTTTTGCGGAGAACTTAAAGACGCAAATTATAAATTTAATTATTTTGATATTATAAACCTGAATAATAGCTTGGAACATCTCAATAATCCCCTTACAACTCTGCAACAATTAAAAAACCTTCTAAAGCCAAATGGAGAAATAATTATTTACGGTCCAAATTTCCGCAGTTTGTCGGCAAAAATATTTAAAAATAAATGGTTTGGTCTTGACTGCCCTCGCCATCTTTATCATTTTACTCCCAAAACAATAAATCAACTTCTGGAAAAAGCTGGTTTCAAAACACAAAAGATTGAATTCGACCCTAATCCGAAAATATTTCTAAAAACACTGAATTATGTTTTTAAGTGTAAAAATGATAAAACGAATTTTATTCTTTCTTATCTATTCTGTTGGCTATTTCGACCCCTGAGTCATCTCTTGGCTAAGTTCGGCTTGACTAGTATGATGACTATCACGGCGAAAAAACTTTGA
- a CDS encoding sugar transferase — protein MKTKKLILLIGDLVILYVSLTIALIVRYKEFDFGTFQAHFIPFSIVYLVWIIVFYIHNLYEIDIAKNNIVFSSALIRALIIGGLISIAFFYIIPGFIISSITPKTNLFLNIVFFVFLFYGWRYLFNLLAGSLKLKTNIAIIGYNPQAIELAKEIIKNPQLGYKLKLIIENHEEVDRTELPEIKITQGFKNLRETLQQERVNIAIVTPEVYKSQELIQNLFECIKYKIDFVNLPEFYENITQKIPLTAINEVWFLENISQEKKQPYEVAKRLFDFIFGLFLLVISLPFWPLIAIIVKLESRGKIFYTQIRVGQGGRPFKIVKFRSMIKDAEKDGPKMTTQKDSRITKFGKFLRKTRLDEIPQIWNIIIGEMSFVGPRAERPEFHQELKAHIPFYQERYLIKPGLSGWAQIKYGYGSSVADNFEKVQYDLYYIKNRSFIFDSSIVLKTINIVLKGGGR, from the coding sequence ATGAAAACAAAGAAATTAATCCTTCTTATCGGAGATTTAGTTATTTTATACGTTTCTTTGACCATCGCTCTTATAGTCCGCTATAAAGAGTTTGATTTTGGCACTTTTCAAGCCCACTTTATCCCCTTTTCAATTGTTTATTTGGTCTGGATAATTGTTTTTTATATTCACAATCTCTACGAAATAGATATTGCCAAAAATAATATCGTTTTTTCTTCGGCCCTAATCCGAGCATTAATTATTGGCGGATTAATTTCAATTGCATTTTTTTACATCATACCGGGATTCATTATATCTTCAATCACGCCAAAAACAAACCTATTTTTAAATATCGTCTTTTTCGTATTCTTATTCTACGGCTGGAGATATTTATTTAATTTATTAGCAGGATCTTTAAAACTAAAAACCAATATAGCGATTATCGGCTACAATCCACAAGCCATTGAGTTGGCAAAAGAAATAATCAAAAATCCTCAATTGGGCTACAAACTGAAATTAATTATTGAGAATCATGAAGAAGTCGACCGAACCGAATTGCCCGAAATAAAAATAACACAAGGATTTAAGAACTTAAGAGAAACATTACAACAAGAAAGAGTAAACATAGCGATTGTCACGCCAGAGGTTTATAAATCACAGGAATTAATCCAAAATCTTTTTGAATGCATTAAATATAAAATTGACTTTGTAAATTTGCCCGAGTTCTATGAAAACATAACGCAAAAAATTCCACTTACGGCAATTAATGAAGTTTGGTTTCTAGAAAATATATCCCAGGAGAAAAAACAACCTTATGAAGTCGCTAAAAGATTATTTGATTTTATTTTCGGATTATTTCTTCTAGTAATTAGTTTGCCATTTTGGCCACTAATTGCAATTATCGTAAAACTGGAATCGCGAGGCAAAATATTCTATACACAAATAAGAGTCGGACAAGGTGGCAGGCCATTTAAAATTGTAAAATTCCGCTCAATGATAAAAGACGCGGAAAAAGACGGACCAAAAATGACTACACAAAAAGATTCCAGAATCACTAAATTCGGAAAATTTTTAAGAAAAACAAGATTAGATGAGATACCGCAAATTTGGAACATTATTATAGGAGAAATGAGTTTTGTGGGACCACGGGCAGAAAGACCGGAATTTCACCAAGAACTCAAAGCACACATCCCTTTCTACCAGGAAAGATACTTAATAAAGCCAGGACTCTCTGGCTGGGCGCAGATAAAATACGGCTATGGTTCATCTGTTGCAGATAATTTTGAGAAAGTTCAATACGATTTATATTATATAAAAAACCGTTCCTTCATCTTTGATTCAAGCATAGTTCTTAAAACAATTAACATCGTCCTTAAAGGAGGAGGTAGATAA